In Erpetoichthys calabaricus chromosome 4, fErpCal1.3, whole genome shotgun sequence, one genomic interval encodes:
- the LOC127527581 gene encoding olfactory receptor 10A6-like, with product MQINGSKAARITQFELVGFPGLLDYKMFLFVGFLILLLITITANVLILLLVSLDHRLHTPMYFFLCNLSILDMLLVTSIIPKLLAILSGYDNTISFAACFGQMYFIISFGSTENCLVAAMAYDRYIAVVKPLHYNVIINLKKCVVIMTTVWTLGFLVPSVFIIVASELPYCASNKIRHCFCDYPAVLSLACADISDYEKGAFGLALFVNYVPLLFVLWTYVRIIVSVVKLKTKESRAKAFSMCSSHVTIVLMYYISASYMLRITGVSDDGRIFIGGLNYFLMPMVNPMIYSLRNKTMKEAAKRYIKLKSCSPHNPKKSITRMERDLTK from the coding sequence ATGCAAATAAATGGCTCGAAAGCTGCAAGAATCACACAGTTTGAACTGGTGGGTTTTCCAGGTCTCCTAGACTACAAGATGTTTCTCTTTGTTGGATTCCTCATACTTCTGTTAATTACAATTACTGCGAATGTCCTTATTCTCCTTCTAGTGTCACTGGACCACAGGCTTCACACACCTATGTACTTTTTCCTTTGTAATTTATCCATTTTAGACATGCTACTAGTAACATCAATTATTCCCAAACTTCTGGCCATTCTCTCTGGCTATGACAATACCATTTCTTTTGCTGCTTGCTTTGGACAAATGTATTTCATTATATCTTTTGGTTCAACAGAAAACTGCTTGGTGGCAGCAATGGCATATGACCGATACATTGCAGTTGTTAAGCCCTTACATTATAATGtgataataaatctgaaaaagtgTGTGGTTATAATGACCACCGTGTGGACACTAGGATTCCTAGTTCCTTCTGTTTTCATAATAGTAGCTTCAGAGCTGCCGTACTGTGCTTCAAATAAAATCAGGCACTGTTTTTGTGACTATCCAGCAGTGCTTTCCCTGGCTTGTGCTGACATTTCTGATTATGAAAAAGGAGCATTTGGTCTTGCTTTGTTTGTAAATTATGTACCCTTACTTTTTGTACTGTGGACATATGTCAGAATTATAGTTTCTGTTGTAAAACTCAAGACAAAGGAGAGCCGAGCAAAAGCCTTTTCAATGTGCTCTTCGCATGTGACTATAGTGTTGATGTATTATATTTCCGCTTCGTATATGTTAAGAATCACTGGAGTCTCAGATGATGGGCGTATTTTCATTGGAGGCTTGAATTACTTTTTAATGCCAATGGTGAATCCAATGATTTATAGTTTAAGAAATAAAACTATGAAGGAAGCAGCAAAAAGATATATTAAACTCAAATCTTGTTCTCCACACAATCCAAAAAAATCCATTACCAGGATGGAAAGGGACTtaacaaaataa